A window of Actinomadura viridis genomic DNA:
CGGCGCGGCGGTACCGGCCCTGGACGGGAGGGCGGCGGCGGGGTGAACGCGGCGGTGACCCACATGGGAGGGGGGCCGATTATGTCGGCGCGCTCCATAGGAGGGGGGCCGTGCCCTTCGTAGGTTCGGCCCATGACGAGCGTGACTCCGGGGCCGGACGTGCGGGTGCCCGCCGCCGGCCTCGACCTCTCGGGGCGCACGGCCCTGGTCACCGGCGGGGCGGGCGGCATCGGCCTGGCCTGCGCGCGCCGCCTGGCGTCCGCCGGGGCCCACGTGGTGGTGGCCGACATACGCGCCGAGGCCGCGGCGGAGGCGGCGGCGGCGATCGGCGGGACGGCGCGGGCGGCCGACCTGGCCGACCTGGCCGAGGCCGACGCGCTCGCCCGTTCCTGCGCCGCCGACATCCTGGTCAACAACGCCGGGATCCAGCATGTGGCGCCGCTCGAGGAGTTCCCGCCGGAGACGTTCTCGCGGATCCTGCGGATGATGGTGGAGGCGCCGTTCCGGCTGGTCCGGGGCAGCCTGCCGGGGATGTACGGGCGGGGCTGGGGCCGGATCGTCAACATCTCCTCCGTGCACGGGCTGCGCGCCTCGCCGTACAAGGCGGCGTACGTGACGGCCAA
This region includes:
- a CDS encoding 3-hydroxybutyrate dehydrogenase; the encoded protein is MTSVTPGPDVRVPAAGLDLSGRTALVTGGAGGIGLACARRLASAGAHVVVADIRAEAAAEAAAAIGGTARAADLADLAEADALARSCAADILVNNAGIQHVAPLEEFPPETFSRILRMMVEAPFRLVRGSLPGMYGRGWGRIVNISSVHGLRASPYKAAYVTAKHALEGLSKVIALEGAAHGVTSNCVCPAYVRTPLVEGQIEDQARVHGMSPGAVTTDVLLARAAVKRLIEPAEVAELVAYLCAPQAAMMTGASFSMDGGWTAH